Proteins encoded together in one Flavobacteriales bacterium window:
- a CDS encoding gliding motility-associated C-terminal domain-containing protein produces MFRSYALFIYDRWGGLIFESTDPQIGWDGTFDGEELPMGIYPCSIEYTFDGQVFRKAGALTLIR; encoded by the coding sequence TTGTTCCGGTCTTATGCCTTATTTATTTACGATCGGTGGGGAGGTTTGATCTTTGAGTCGACCGATCCACAGATTGGATGGGACGGCACATTCGATGGAGAAGAATTGCCTATGGGCATTTACCCATGCTCAATTGAGTACACCTTTGACGGTCAGGTGTTTAGAAAGGCAGGGGCGCTTACGCTGATTCGCTGA